From one Lycium barbarum isolate Lr01 chromosome 6, ASM1917538v2, whole genome shotgun sequence genomic stretch:
- the LOC132644725 gene encoding protein terminal ear1-like: MSVRRSLLNPQAPKYTPISHVSNTAFHPPSPPRENMTRGPRNIPTKLVKARESVSRPRTPPRLRKGKGRGFFNGNRGVFGRGSCSSNEGLVCRRMENDDQRRNVCYRNWSGNNGLKKHDVIPLSWSQKNNTTVMIKNIPYDYNREMLIQFLDEYCSVENQKATDSKGENIVSAYDFLYLPMDFKSKRGKGYAFVNFTDHRTVWKFFCAFNDKLNVFPGSYRRVKIVTAKFQGKETLVHRFKETRFECESEVFLPVWFSPSRDGSGESVQMITVGKCKATPSCSSLSR; this comes from the exons ATGTCTGTTCGAAGGAGTTTGTTGAACCCTCAAGcacccaaatatacccctatctcACACGTCTCAAACACTGCCTTTCATCCACCTTCACCGCCTAGGGAGAATATGACACGTGGCCCTCGGAATATTCCTACGAAGTTGGTCAAAGCACGAGAAAGCGTCTCTAGACCTCGTACTCCTCCTAGGTTGAGAAAAGGAAAAGGCCGAGGTTTTTTTAATGGGAACAGAGGTGTGTTTGGAAGAGGAAGTTGTAGTTCAAATGAGGGTTTAGTTTGTCGGAGAATGGAAAATGATGATCAGAGGCGTAATGTTTGTTATAGGAATTGGTCAGGGAACAATGGGTTGAAGAAACATGATGTGATACCTCTGAGCTGGTCACAAAAAAATAATACTACTGTCATGATAAAAAATATCCCATATGACTATAA CCGTGAAATGTTGATCCAATTTCTGGATGAGTACTGCTCAGTGGAAAATCAAAAGGCGACAGATTCAAAGGGAGAAAACATTGTCTCTGCTTATGATTTCTTGTATTTGCCTATGGATTTCAA AAGCAAGAGAGGCAAAGGATATGCTTTTGTGAACTTCACCGATCACAGAACTGTGTGGAAATTCTTTTGTGCTTTTAATGACAAACTAAACGTGTTTCCAGGATCTTATAGGAGGGTTAAGATTGTCACTGCAAAGTTCCAG GGAAAAGAGACTTTGGTGCACCGATTCAAGGAAACAAGATTTGAGTGTGAATCAGAAGTTTTTTTGCCAGTTTGGTTTAGTCCTTCAAGGGATGGCTCCGGGGAATCGGTGCAAATGATTACTGTGGGAAAATGCAAAGCTACTCCATCTTGCTCATCATTATCTCGATAA